The sequence below is a genomic window from Synechococcus sp. PCC 7335.
AGCGATTATCTCTCAAAGGCTATCTCCTAGATCAAACTCTATCTTTCAAACGGAATGGCCCTCAACCAATGCTGTCGAGGGCCATTCCCAGATTCAACCAGATTTACACTAAGCAATTTTACACTAAGCAATAAATCCCAGATATGCCAGCCACTCCGATGCAACTAGCACAAGCCTAGAGCATACCGTTAGATGATACCGCCCATATCACTAGTGTCCTTAAGGAAACCGCTGTAAGCTTCCATACCGTGCTCGCCGATATCTAGGCCCTTGAGTTCTTCTTCAGAGCTAACCCGCAAGCCGATCAAAGACTTGATAATCACCCACAAAATACCAGTGACGACTACAGTGAACAAACCAATAGCAACGATGCCGATGATTTGAGCAATCAGCTGCGTAATCCCACCGCCAAAGAACAAACCAGCTTCGCCATCGAATAGGCCAACGGCTAACGTGCCCCAGATACCACAAACAAGGTGAACAGAGGTAGCACCTACTGGATCGTCAATCTTGATGCTGTCAAAAAAGCCAACTGAGAAAACAACAATGATGCCGGCAATTAGGCCCACTATTACTGCACCCCAGTAGCCGATGCCGCCACAGCCGGCCGTAATGCCAACTAGGCCAGCCAAGATGCCGTTGATTACCATTGATAGATCGGGCTTGCCGCTAAGCGACCAGGCGGTGAACGTTGCACCGATACCACCTGCAGCCGCAGCCAAGTTGGTCACTAGCGCAATTTGAGGCACGTTCAAGCTAGCTGCTAGTTCAGAACCAGGGTTAAAGCCAAACCAGCCAATCCACAGGATCAAACAGCCCAGGGTAGCAATACTCATGTTGTGGCCAGGAATCGCATTAACAGCACCATCTTGATACTTGCCAATCCGAGGCCCGAGGAAGATAGCGCCCATCAGCGCAGCCCAACCCCCAACCGAGTGAACCACAGTAGACCCAGCAAAATCGCTAAAGGCAACCCCCTCACCTAGGAAACTCATATCAGAAAGCCAGCCGCCGCCCCAAACCCAGTGCGCACTGATGGGATAAGAAATCGCCGTTAGCAGAACACTAAAGACAATAAAGCTAGAGAACTTCACTCGCTCTGCAACTGCGCCTGATACGATTGTGGCCGCAGTACCTGCAAACGCAGCCTGGAATAGAAAGAATACGGGCGTTGTTAAAGTCCCAAAGACCGGTTCAGTCGGATCGCTTCCCGCTAAGAAGAATCCACTTAGACCGAAAAGGCCATTGCCTTCTCCAAACGCTAGTGCAAAGCCCAGTGCCCAGAAAGACAACGTTGCCAAAGCAAAGACAATCAAATTCTTCGCTAAGATGTTGACTGCATTTTTTTGACGACAAAAGCCAGTCTCTAACATGCCGAACCCAGCATTCATGAAGATGACTAAAATAGCCGCAACAACAATCCAGATGTTGTCTAAAACTATTTGAACATCGTCAGCAGTGACTTCTTGCGCATGAGCAGCAAATCCCCAAGTGGCTACGATAGTGAATGCCAGGGGAATGCAGGCTAACCAACCCCAAGCAAATCGACGGCCAAACGCACGGCTCAATGCTCGGCTAGCCATCTCTGTAAACGGAGGTACATTCGCATCCCAAGGCGACGCGCTGCGCCTCGGATACTTTCTTTTTCTCATTGTAAAATTAGACATTATTGGTCGGGCGTTCCTAACGCAATTTCGACAGCAATCTATGGTCGCAAATAATAACCAAAACAAAGGCTATTGTTTGGTTGTGCGCCTGTCAAACTGATGGGTCTCATTCCACCAAGTCTGAGTCAGGCATTCTGTATCGTCTGATACCTTTAATGGGAGAACGGGTGCTGTCTTGCTGATTTCTAAAGCCGACTTTAGCGAAAGTTTACAAAATGTCTCTCAAATCCGAGAGTTTTAGGTATATTCCAGGTTGATATCGAGCAGTTTGTAGCATTTCTCAACATCAATCAAACTTAGTACGTGACTAATTTCTCAGTATTATTACGTAGCTGTTCTGACACAGCTCTGACATATCTGACATACAGCTATTGTTACGAACCAAATATAAACTGACATATATCAATCGACCCGCTAACCAATTAACTGGCTAGCGGTCTCACGCTAAGGCATTGCTTATTTCTGCTAGGACTAATTAACGTCAGTTCGGGATAAGGAAAGCTCGAAGAAAGGAGGATAGGTAAGCTGAAGTTGTAAAACCCATCAGCCCTATCCTCCACTATGTTCAGCTTAGAAGAACTGTTCTGCCACGTCGATGACTTCTGCCAAGTGTTTGAACCCCTCTGGCAGCGTCAACTGCTAAGCCACCATCTAAAGACGCGACAACGCGCTCGTTCGCTGAGCCTAAGCGAAGTGATGACGATACTCATCGGCTTTCACCAAAGCCACTACCGCACCTTCAAACACTACTACGTTCATCATGTATGCCAGTACTGGAAGCAAGCGTTTCCAACGCTAGTCAGCTATAACCGCTTTGTCGAATGGACGCCCTCTTGTTTGTTTCCCTTGTGTTGTTATCTGAAGCGCTGCTTCGGCCGTTGTACAGGCATTAGTTTTATCGATGCGACCAGTCTATCGGTCTGCCACAACCGTCGGATCTGGCAGCATAAGGTCTGCAAAGATACGGCAGCTAGGGGCAAAACCTCTGTCGGCTGGTTCTATGGCTTCAAGCTACACCTCGTGGTGAACGAGTGCGGTGAACTACTCAACCTC
It includes:
- a CDS encoding IS982 family transposase; protein product: MFSLEELFCHVDDFCQVFEPLWQRQLLSHHLKTRQRARSLSLSEVMTILIGFHQSHYRTFKHYYVHHVCQYWKQAFPTLVSYNRFVEWTPSCLFPLCCYLKRCFGRCTGISFIDATSLSVCHNRRIWQHKVCKDTAARGKTSVGWFYGFKLHLVVNECGELLNLTLTPGNTDDREPAFDLLTGLWGKVCADKGYVSKQLAKQLLDAFNIEFFAKPRRNMKNQLVRLTDKLLSRKRSIIETIIDQLKNISQIEHSRHRSPVNCWVNILCGLIAYCHQPKKPSLHMEWELPPAA
- a CDS encoding ammonium transporter, which gives rise to MSNFTMRKRKYPRRSASPWDANVPPFTEMASRALSRAFGRRFAWGWLACIPLAFTIVATWGFAAHAQEVTADDVQIVLDNIWIVVAAILVIFMNAGFGMLETGFCRQKNAVNILAKNLIVFALATLSFWALGFALAFGEGNGLFGLSGFFLAGSDPTEPVFGTLTTPVFFLFQAAFAGTAATIVSGAVAERVKFSSFIVFSVLLTAISYPISAHWVWGGGWLSDMSFLGEGVAFSDFAGSTVVHSVGGWAALMGAIFLGPRIGKYQDGAVNAIPGHNMSIATLGCLILWIGWFGFNPGSELAASLNVPQIALVTNLAAAAGGIGATFTAWSLSGKPDLSMVINGILAGLVGITAGCGGIGYWGAVIVGLIAGIIVVFSVGFFDSIKIDDPVGATSVHLVCGIWGTLAVGLFDGEAGLFFGGGITQLIAQIIGIVAIGLFTVVVTGILWVIIKSLIGLRVSSEEELKGLDIGEHGMEAYSGFLKDTSDMGGII